The following is a genomic window from Lysinibacillus sp. G4S2.
AAAAGTCTGTAGTTTATTTGTTATGAAATAAACTACAGGCTTTTTATTTTTTTCTCTAGATCAATCTTCGAGTAACAAGGGCAAAAAAGAAAGGGGAAATTTTCATGCAATTATTACAACAAACGATTCAAAACATTCAAAGTGTCGATAACAAAATGATGGAGACAGCAAGGGAGTACATAGATGCGCTTAGCAAGCCTCCTGGAAGCTTGGGGAAACTGGAGTCTTTAGCTGTGCAACTATCAGGAATTACTGGAGAACTATTTCCTGCGATTGATAACAAAGCAATTATTGTCTGTGCAGCAGATCATGGTGTTTATGATGAAGGGGTAACATCAAATCCGCAAAATGTAACGGTCTTTCAAACATTAAATTTTCCTAGAGGAGGAACAGGTGTCTGCGCTGTAGCGAAAATAACAAATGCCAAAATTGTCACAGTAGACGTTGGTGTTAAAGAGGATATTCCACTTGATGCTGGTGTCATCATTAAAAAAATTAAATACGGAACGGACAATATGGCAAAAGGTCCTGCTATGTCAAGGGAAGAAGCCATTCAATCAATTGAAGTAGGAATTGAAGTAGCTACGGAGGAAATAAAAAAAGGGATCAATGTACTCGGGACAGGTGAAATGGGGATAGCTAATACAACACCGAGTGCTGCAATATTATCGGTTCTTCATGAGTGTCATCCAAGTGAAGTAACAGGATTCGGTGCAGGTGTTGGACCGGGGGGGCTGGCACATAAAGTAGCAGTCATTCACAATGCCATTGCATTAAATAAACCAAATCGAGACGATGCGATTGATATTCTTGCAAAAGTTGGTGGGTTAGAAATAGGCGCTATGGCTGGGGTTATACTTGCTGCCGCTGTCAATCGCAAACCTGTTGTGATCGATGGCTTTATTTCTACTATTGCTGCACTTATTGCATACGAACTTGAACCAAAAGTAAAAGACTATATCATTCCTTCTCATGCTTCCGAAGAACCAGGTGCTAAAATTGCAGCTGAATTGCTCGGGGTTGAACCGATGCTACAGATGAATATGCGATTGGGCGAAGGCTCTGGTGCAGCTTTAGCCTTTCCTATTTTGGATGCAGCAAGCTCCATGATGAAAAACATGGTTACATTAGAGGAATCTATACTGCTGTTAGAAAAGTAATTTAAAGATTATGAGGTTCTCAAATAAGTTTTTTATTTACAGGATTAAAAAAACAAGCCCAAATAACAGCTATTTGGGCTTGTTGTTATGCAGTGATGTAAGGAAACGTGGCTATGCCCGCTGCAACTTCCGTAACGGTAAACGCCATTTTTTCATATATGAAAGAACTCTTAGTGCTGTAATTACACCAAATAATACATATAAAAAGAAATCCCCTGAAAATAATTCAAGCCCGATGATAAGCCCGGCTAGTGCTGCCCAAACACCATAGACTTCATCACGGAGGACTAGTGGTTGTCGTCTAGCTAATAAATCTCGAACAATTCCACCACCTGACCCTGTTAAGACAGCAGCTACAATAACGGCACTAATGGACATGTCGAGCTTCACGGCATAGAGGGCACCTTGAATCGCAAATGCTGATAAACCAATAGCATCAGTGAAATTGCCCCAGCGATGCCAATGTTGAATGAGGCGATGTGGAAATAAGAAAAAAATTGTAATTGCTGCAATGGCAATTTGGAACATCATATCCTGCCCCCACAGCGTTGTTACAGGTAATCCTATGAGCAAATTTCGTATAGCTCCTCCGCCAAAAGCGGTTACAATTCCGAGTATATATACACCGAATAAATCGTATTCTTCCTCCATTGCAATTATTGCCCCGGAAATAGCAAAGGCAATTGTTCCAATAATACTAAAAACCTCCCAAGCCAACACTTTCACTCCCTATATGAATTGATCTTTTCTATTAGTTACAAACACTTTTTTGTAGCGTAGAAGTTTCTACTAAGAAAAGTATCAACTAATGCTTTGGAATTATCAGATATTAAATATCCTATTATAGCAGGACGTAATAGATTAATTCCGCAATTTAGATTAGCGTAAAATGCAATTAGAAACAATAGCAAATTTTGCAGGCAAGCTCACAAATTGTTAAGATAAGATTTGAACAAAAGTGAAATGGAGAAGAATAAAATGACTTTTACAACCAATTTAATGGAAGAAACACTAGCGTTAGCTACTAAAATAGAAGAAAAGGTGCGTCCTTTTCATGCAAAGGTAGAGGACATGGCGTTCTTCAACCAACAAAAAGTGCTCGCTGCGTTCCGAAAGCATCAAGTAAGCGATTATCATCTACACCCGTCTAATGGTTATGGCTATGATGATGAAGGGCGTGACAATCTAGAGCGTGTATATGCAGAGGTCTTTGGAGCGGAGGCTGCCATTGTACGTCCGCAAATTATTTCAGGTACACATGCAATTACGCTTAGTTTATTCGGCGTGTTACGTCCTGGTGATGAATTACTTTATATTTCGGGTCAACCGTATGATACATTGCAGTCAATAGTCGATGGCGGCGACAAGGACACGGGCTCTTTAAAGGATTATAAAATCGGGTATCGACATGTAGATTTAATCGATAACAAAACGATTGATTGGGAAGGTGTTGCAGCTGCAATTACGCCAAATACAAAAATGATTGCTATTCAACGCTCGAAGGGTTATGCAACACGACCATCCTTTACCGTTTCGCAGATTGCAGAAATGTGTGTAAAAATCCGCGAATTAGCACCAGATGCTGTTATTTTTGTTGATAATTGCTATGGTGAATTTGTGGAAGCACAGGAACCAACGGAGATTGGTGCTGATTTAATGGCAGGCTCACTGATCAAAAATCCAGGAGGAGGCCTTGCGAAAATTGGAGGTTATATTGCTGGTCGTGCAGATTTAGTAGAAAAATGTGCTTATCGTATGACATCACCAGGTATTGGTGCTGAAGCTGGTGCTACATTAAATACACTCGGTGATTTCTATCAAGGCTTTTTCCTAGCACCACATGTTGTCGCGCAAGCATTAAAAGGTGCCATTTTCACAGCAGCAATGCTTGAGGAAATTGGGATGAATACATCGCCAAGCTATGAGGCTGATCGTACGGATTTAATTCAAGCTGTTTCTTTCCAAACAGCGGAGCAGATGATTGCCTTTTGTCGTGAAATACAAGCGAACTCGCCGATTAATGCGCATTATGCACCAGAGCCAGCGTATATGCCTGGTTATGAGGATGATGTCATAATGGCGGCAGGAACATTTATTCAAGGTTCCAGTATTGAACTCACAGCAGACGGTCCTATTCGTCCACCGTTTACAGCATTTATTCAAGGTGGGTTAACATACGAACATGTGAAATTTGCTATTTGTAGTGCAGTACAAAAAATCCGAAAATAGGAGATAA
Proteins encoded in this region:
- the cobT gene encoding nicotinate-nucleotide--dimethylbenzimidazole phosphoribosyltransferase gives rise to the protein MQLLQQTIQNIQSVDNKMMETAREYIDALSKPPGSLGKLESLAVQLSGITGELFPAIDNKAIIVCAADHGVYDEGVTSNPQNVTVFQTLNFPRGGTGVCAVAKITNAKIVTVDVGVKEDIPLDAGVIIKKIKYGTDNMAKGPAMSREEAIQSIEVGIEVATEEIKKGINVLGTGEMGIANTTPSAAILSVLHECHPSEVTGFGAGVGPGGLAHKVAVIHNAIALNKPNRDDAIDILAKVGGLEIGAMAGVILAAAVNRKPVVIDGFISTIAALIAYELEPKVKDYIIPSHASEEPGAKIAAELLGVEPMLQMNMRLGEGSGAALAFPILDAASSMMKNMVTLEESILLLEK
- a CDS encoding trimeric intracellular cation channel family protein, with translation MAWEVFSIIGTIAFAISGAIIAMEEEYDLFGVYILGIVTAFGGGAIRNLLIGLPVTTLWGQDMMFQIAIAAITIFFLFPHRLIQHWHRWGNFTDAIGLSAFAIQGALYAVKLDMSISAVIVAAVLTGSGGGIVRDLLARRQPLVLRDEVYGVWAALAGLIIGLELFSGDFFLYVLFGVITALRVLSYMKKWRLPLRKLQRA
- a CDS encoding methionine gamma-lyase family protein, whose translation is MTFTTNLMEETLALATKIEEKVRPFHAKVEDMAFFNQQKVLAAFRKHQVSDYHLHPSNGYGYDDEGRDNLERVYAEVFGAEAAIVRPQIISGTHAITLSLFGVLRPGDELLYISGQPYDTLQSIVDGGDKDTGSLKDYKIGYRHVDLIDNKTIDWEGVAAAITPNTKMIAIQRSKGYATRPSFTVSQIAEMCVKIRELAPDAVIFVDNCYGEFVEAQEPTEIGADLMAGSLIKNPGGGLAKIGGYIAGRADLVEKCAYRMTSPGIGAEAGATLNTLGDFYQGFFLAPHVVAQALKGAIFTAAMLEEIGMNTSPSYEADRTDLIQAVSFQTAEQMIAFCREIQANSPINAHYAPEPAYMPGYEDDVIMAAGTFIQGSSIELTADGPIRPPFTAFIQGGLTYEHVKFAICSAVQKIRK